In Corylus avellana chromosome ca8, CavTom2PMs-1.0, the genomic stretch TTTTTCAGGGATTTGTCCCTGAGGCCCTGACGCACTCGACCAATCATCAACACAGACCACATTTTCCAATACAGCAGTCAGCAGAATAACACTACATTTTTccagagaagagaaagaaatgaaggaAAACAGCgcattgcaatatatatataattttttttaccatttattATCTACAGATTCTAAACCACCGATCcccattaaataaaaaagggacTAAGATTACATTAACCCCCGTGAAAATTCCAAAAAAGTTAACAAATCATTAACGCTAAATTTATGATGAATTTAAATATTTCCGTTTTCACCATCATCGTCATAATCGCCGGACTGGCGGTGGTTCACCTTGGCAAAACTCAACCCACGGGCCATTGCCGGAGCGTGCGGCGCGTCGACCACGGTGGCCGATGACATTTCCATCTGGCAAACCCTAACCGCGCCTAGAAGCCTCTCCGGCAGCTCTTCCTCCGCCTGCGCCTCCACCACGAACCCCATGTCGATCGTCACGCTCGTCACGTACCCCAGCGCGAGGTGCAGAATCGCGCTCGCGATCGCCGAGCTCCCGATGTCGACGTCGATCTCCAAGTAGTTAGGTGCTCTATGGTAATTACACGTCAAGGCCTTGCCTAGCAAGCACGCGCTGTAGTTCCCAACCGCCTTTTTCACGATCCAAGGTCCTTTGACGATCCGGTTCACGATCTTGAACCGCTGGTTCCGGAACGAGTCGTCGCCGTTGACAAACCGGTAGAGGAGAGAGCCGGCGGGGATAGGTTCCTCTGCGGCGAAGTAGAACACGGCGCTGTGGTGGTCCTTCCCGGGGACCTGGAGGTTCACAGCTAGAATGAAGCTCTTGAGGGACCTGCCTAGAGCCTGAGCCTTACGGAGCGCGTGGAACACGCGGTTATCGGGCCGCGCGAGTACGTTGTCGAGCTTGGCGGTCGATTTCAACCAGTCCATGCCAACCGGCGAGAGGAGGTACTCACCTGCGGGGGATTTGATCCGCTTGGTCAGGTACTGCTTGGAGCGGAGTGAGAAGAGGTCGCCGGGCGGCGAGGCCCAGCCGTTGGTTCCCGTGTGGAGGTCCACGTGGCGAAGGGATCCGCCATGGATGGCCTCCGACTTCCACTCCATCCCGGTGGTCGCGTTGGTGGTCTTCGTCGTAGTGTGCTCACCAGATTTGGAAGCCCGGCCACCGGAGCTCCGATGCTTTTGCTTCGTAGGGCACATGTTCATGTCACaaacacactctctctctctctcttaaaggACTCTCTCGATTGTTGAGGGATCGAAGAGTCTTGGAAGCGAAGGATGTGGTGGTGTATATTGTATAATAAAGGAGGGGCAAAAAAGTACCCCTGTATTTGGAGGTAACTACGAGAGAGCCCTCCGCCCTTTAACATGGGACAGCTAATTTTCGTTGCAAAAAGTCTATTATGATGGCTTTGCCTTTTTATTTGCATTTCCCACACTTGTCcggcaattaaaaaaaaacatgtagagcttttacttataaaaaaaaaaaaaaaaaaacatggagaGCTTTTGGCTTTTCCTACCAAAATTAAggatttaataaaataaaatagacttATTATCTAATtccaaaaatgaagaaaaaagaaatttagttTATCAACttataataaactaaaaacatgtttagaattgtgtttgagaaatagaacttttaagtcaaaaagaatttttaagcaaaagctttatttttaagcttttgtcaaaagtacattttggcaatttttaggctttttaaactcttaaaagtgcttttaatttttttaccaaacgaatacttttttctttaaatgaattttttaagtgCTAAAAGCAGTTTTAGactcctcaaacacaatctcaaatagacCCTAAATTATAAAACTTTCCTTCAACTATGttagaaagaaaactttgtcctttgaaaacattaattattgggTTAAAATCTTTTAAGATAATTCTATGATGAAGATTTTGTTAGGGGtctaataatagaggtattttaggaTTAGAATACCTTATGATAATATGTTATCTATATAGATAACATTCGAATTATGGactataatttaaatattagaaatAAGTATTATCATTTGAGTAGTTTATTGtacttattcttttatttttactatgcattgtaattatctatttaaagacatcaaactcattaataaattaagcaaTTAATCCCAAACCTTAAGTTTGAGAAAAGATTTTTAGgcttcctcaaaatctaaaatgTTTAGGTTCCCGAACCTTAGAATCTAAGGTCTAgattttaagatttttgtatttcaattatttagttatttattttagagtcaGTATTGCATTAGTTATCGTTCTATGGGTTTATCTCCAAATAAGTGTAAGAGTTCTACTCAAAGTCTAAGTCGTTGTAATGTTCCTATTTAAATGatgatattttaacaaaaagaaatcaaaaaattaatctcaCACCTTGCgtttgaaaatgattttaggttttctcaaaatctaaaatgTATAAGTTTCCTTAGAATCTAAGGTCTAGGTTCTCTTAGAACCTAAAATCTATCATCCTTTACATATTCACCTAACATATtctatttgtatatatatatatatNNNNNNNNNNNNNNNNNNNNNNNNNNNNNNNNNNNNNNNNNNNNNNNNNNNNNNNNNNNNNNNNNNNNNNNNNNNNNNNNNNNNNNNNNNNNNNNNNNNNNNNNNNNCTATTAACTACTTAAATATCGTATTATTTGACCCTTTTGGATTGAAGTGTTTTAAAAACAAGTGTAATGGAAAGTTTAGAATTTTAGAGTGTGCCAACTAGCAGCACCATTATAGAACACAATCTATTCACCTACCcaatatgtcaaaaaatttaaagctaatgaaaaaaaaaaaaaagaagaagaagaagaagttaggCTCTTAAATATATCTCATATTAGGCTAGCCGAATATAGCATTTATATTGCAAAGGACACAAACTTTCTCTAAAccagtttaaaagaaatttcattcaatGTCAATATAGAAACATAATGGTCcgacacaaatttcctccaaaccagtttagagaaaatatatttacGACAATCTACtctattaaaattacaaatagatTAATTCGATATAAAGGGGGGTTGATGTGgcataaaaacgaaaataataataataataataacaacatttttttatgaatgaaaatgaaaaaaaaaaaaaattgtttattcatgtgaataaaataatttaaccttttggattaaaaaaaaaaaaaaaaaaagattaactttGCAAAGGCTCTTGAACTTTTagttgttttgaaaaaaaaaaccctcaaagttcaaaaactcatATTTTCACCCCCTTAAACTTATAATTTGATGTAATCCACCATTCTCTTAGGATTTGGCTTTAAATCctaagagcatttccaatgAAAGaaccaaatgttacttttatctaaaatagctattaaaatgtttaaaaaaaccctaaaccctacattggattagccaaaagaaaatgtaaaatagatatttgattgaaagagttaaaaaaaaaaaaaaaaactaaatgtagcagcatttTTGAAggaagccattttattttttactctttctctcacatgttttctctttttcctaaatcttttcctattttttcttaaaaaatatagctaatcggatgtagatacatttaaaaattcattagctaaaaataagttttgatgagctattttgcataaaaatttggtttctcaattgtgaatgctctaaccAAGGttatgaaaaataccaaaatatcttcaactttttttaatgtttaattaatggtaaatttagaAAGTCTCAGTggtataaaatgtcttttataaaTTTCAACGTCTTTTTAACGCCAAACCCTAACTAATGAGGTTAAattacattaaattaaaagtttgataagtaaaattgaaattttttaaatttgactcTTTTAAAAACGTGTTAAAGTTGAAAAGCCtttgtgaaatttaaaaaaaaaacaaagaaaatggtTGCTAAATATCTAATATTAATCAGGATATTAAATGAGAAGAAACTGACAATTTGGACGGTAACTTTGACGGAtccggcttctatgcggtagtgaaaactaccgcatagatgCTGTTATTCCAAACAGCGTCGTTTTGTGTATAGCAAAAGTAGATCCCTTTGCAAACGGCATagttttaacttaaaaaaattggacTCTTCTGCAATAAGATTCACGCCGTCAACAGCAAACGGCAAACCGTGTTTAGGAGCCTTTCAGAGCCAACTGTGGTTGGCTTCCAAGCAATCACTAGTCCAGCTTCGCCACCTCTGGTTCTTTAGTTCATACTCACCTCGCTCGGCTGAGGGCACTCTGATGTTTGGTGTTGAGATTAATATGAATCCTCCTTTGGGATCTTCACAGCATACCAAAAGGGCTGTATCGAAATTTCTTTCTATGAAGATTAGGAACGGATCGCTTTCTCCTGCATAAAGTTCATATACAAGACAAAATTCGTTTCCAAGGAGAAGAGCTCCTTCAAATGTAGGCTCAGAATCCATTAATTGAGTAAGGTTTTTGAGGAGGTTCTACGGTTTGGACGAAATTGCCTcttattcattttcattctctgtctctctctctcNNNNNNNNNNNNNNNNNNNNNNNNNNNNNNNNNNNNNNNNNNNNNNNNNNNNNNNNNNNNNNNNNNNNNNNNNNNNNNNNNNNNNNNNNNNNNNNNNNNNTTGAGATCAAATTAGGATCGAGATCCCCCACATTTAGGAATCTTTGAAATTTTCATTGTTCATGAAATCAAGGGATTAGAATCTACTGAAATTCTTAGGGGAATTCCAGTATCTGAAATTTTAGATCTAGGCcgtttatttttcatctaaaagtcattgttctgccacgtgtcccactactaataaaataataaagatttattattttattagtagtaggACACGTGGCAGAACAATGACCATTGGATGAAAAATGAACAGcctaaatctgaaattttaaaaagtaaaattccCTAAGAATTTCAGTGGATCCAAATCCGAAATCAAGTAGAAGGTTGTGAGAGCGCTTTAATATGTGGGGTCCTCCTGCCCGAACAAGAGGCACATTCTTCCGAACAAGAGGCACATTCTTCCGAACAAGTTGCTCCGATAAGTCACATCTCGCCGTCCACTACAATTTTTCTTGTTCCTCGCACTTTGGACAAAGGATTGTAGATTATTTAACATTTAGAGGAACCCAAATGTATTTTAATCTAATATATGATGTCAAACTAGTTACTTCCAAACATTTCATGCAAAACTTGGGATGATTTACCATATTCTTTCCAAATCTAGGTTATCTTAAgcttaatattctaataaaaaaaacaaatt encodes the following:
- the LOC132190108 gene encoding protein ENHANCED DISEASE RESISTANCE 2-like: MNMCPTKQKHRSSGGRASKSGEHTTTKTTNATTGMEWKSEAIHGGSLRHVDLHTGTNGWASPPGDLFSLRSKQYLTKRIKSPAGEYLLSPVGMDWLKSTAKLDNVLARPDNRVFHALRKAQALGRSLKSFILAVNLQVPGKDHHSAVFYFAAEEPIPAGSLLYRFVNGDDSFRNQRFKIVNRIVKGPWIVKKAVGNYSACLLGKALTCNYHRAPNYLEIDVDIGSSAIASAILHLALGYVTSVTIDMGFVVEAQAEEELPERLLGAVRVCQMEMSSATVVDAPHAPAMARGLSFAKVNHRQSGDYDDDGENGNI